CGTAGCTGATGCCGACGCCGTAGGTGTTCTGCGTCTGCACGGCGGCGTCGAATACACCGGTGGCGCTAGGCAGCACGACGGGCTCATACGCGCCCGTCGACGAATTGCCGCGCCCGTTCGCATGCAGATACGCGGCGCCCGCATTCAGCGCGCCCGCCTGGTAGTTCATGCCGAAGCTGTACGCACGGTTGTTCGCAAACTGCCCGGCCGTGTTAGAGAACGCGTACATGCCGCCGAGCGACAAGCCGCCGAACGACGGACTCGCATACTTGACCGAGTTCGCCGCGAGATAGGTGTTGTTCGCGTTGTCGTTGTCGAACGGATGGGCGAACGCGGTGCCGCCCGTGCCGCCAGTCAGCGTGAACGGCGCGAAATAGTCGTGAACGAGGTCGTACTGATGGCCCAGCGTCAGCGTACCCGCCTGCTCGTTGCCGAGCCCGACGTAATACGGGTGGTCATTGAACATCTCGCCCGAGGTCACGGAAAAACCGCGTTCGAGCCGGAAGATCGCGCGATAACCGCCGCCCAGATCTTCGATACCCTGCAAGCCCCAATAGCTGCCGTCGACGAGACCCGACGTCGCCTTCCATTGAGAATGCCCGCCAGCGTTGCTGATGTATGCGAGGCCCGTGTCGAGCTCGCCGTACATCGTGACACTGCTTTGCGCGTGCGCGCCCGTGGCGAGCGAGAGGAGCGCGGCGCTCACGGCCGCTGCGACTTTCTTGTTGATCTTGTTCGCGGACATGCTTGGCTTCCCTGAGTTGAGTCGGTTTGGCCTTGGAAGGCGACCTTTTATAGGAACAACAGCCACACGCACAAGGGGAGCGGGTCGAACTTCGCGGAACCACTCCGTAAGCTAGATTACGAAATGCAAGTAAGTCCCATTATCAGATTCGCGCGAAACGGAAGTAAAGCGAAAACAGCGTGCCGCGCCGCAGTCGGCGCCGGGTATCGCGCCAGGGCACGCCAGGACGGGCCCGTCACGAAAGCGTACGCCCAATATCCGGCGCCCGGCGTTGTTTTCATGCGACGCCAGGCGCTCGTAATCGACACGACAGCGTCGGTTTTGAAAGCGGCGGCGCCGAACTCGGTGTTATCGGCGCGAGCGCGATTTACCTGAGTCAAATACCAGGAAAACCCTAAAGCATCAGGGGTCAATGCCGTTAAGCCTTACAGAACCATTCGGATGCGGAGGCATCCGGCAGTCCAAGGAACGTCATGCGCAACAATCAGCCTGTCACCCAGAACGAGTACGACTACCCGCCTTCGCAGATGCTCGTTTCCGCAACCGACCTCAAAGGCAAGATCCAGTACTGCAATCCCGCCTTCATCGCCGTGTCCGGCTACAGCCGCGACGAACTGATCGGCCAGCCGCACAACCTGATTCGCCATCCCGACATGCCGGCCGAAGCCTTCGCCGACATGTGGACGACGATCCGCGCCGGCCGCCCCTGGTCGGCGTTCGTCAAGAACCGCCGCAAGAACGGCGACCATTACTGGGTGCGCGCGAGCGTCACGCCCGTCGTCGAGAACGGCACGCCCGTCGGCTACCTGAGCGTGCGCGTGAAGCCGGATCGCAACCAGATACGCGCGGCGGAAGCGCTCTACGCGAAGATGCGCGCGGGTGCGGCGCGCGGCGTGCGGCTGCATCAGGGCGAGGTCGTGCGCACGGGGCTGGTCGGCAAGCTGCACGCGTTGATGCGCCTGCCCGTCGCGATGCGCGCCACGATCGGCTACATGGTCGCGCCCGTCGCGCTGCTTGCAGCCGGCCTCGCGGCGTGGGGCGGCACGCCGCCGCTGCCGTTCTGGATCGCGTTCGGCGTGACGGCCGCGGTGAGCGGCGCTGCCGCGCAGTTGCTGTCGCGCCACCTCGGTCAGCCGGTCGATGCGATGGCGTCGTTCGCCACGCGCATGGCGGCAGGCGACCTGACCGCCGATCTGGCCATCGCGCGTCACGACGATCTCGGCGACGTGCTGCAGGCGCTCAACCAGCTGAAGGCGAACCTCGCCGCAATCGTCTCCGACGTGCGCGCGCAGATCGGCGGGATGCTCGACGCCGCACACGAAATCTCGACAGGCAATCTGGATCTCGCGCGCCGCACGGAAATGCAGGCGGCGTCGCTGGAAGAAACGGCGGCGACGATGGAGCAACTGACGACCACCGTGCAAGCCAACGCCGACGCGACCGTGCGTGCGCTCGATCTCGTCAAGGATGCGCAATCGGCGGCGGCGACGGGCGGCAAGGTCGCGCGGCAGGTCGAGCAGACGATGGCGGGCATCACCGAGGCATCGAAGCGCATCGCCGACATCACGGGCGTGATCGACGGCATTGCGTTCCAGACCAATATCCTCGCGCTCAATGCCGCCGTCGAAGCGGCGCGCGCGGGCGAGGCGGGCCGCTCGTTCGCCGTCGTCGCGAGCGAAGTGCGCATGCTGGCGCAGCGTTGCGCGGCGTCCGCGAAGGAAATCAAGCAGG
The Paraburkholderia hospita DNA segment above includes these coding regions:
- a CDS encoding porin, encoding MSANKINKKVAAAVSAALLSLATGAHAQSSVTMYGELDTGLAYISNAGGHSQWKATSGLVDGSYWGLQGIEDLGGGYRAIFRLERGFSVTSGEMFNDHPYYVGLGNEQAGTLTLGHQYDLVHDYFAPFTLTGGTGGTAFAHPFDNDNANNTYLAANSVKYASPSFGGLSLGGMYAFSNTAGQFANNRAYSFGMNYQAGALNAGAAYLHANGRGNSSTGAYEPVVLPSATGVFDAAVQTQNTYGVGISYAIGDFTMAAAWSRSTFTGVTVIDTGGVAPSVGFSNYEVNGVYQLTPTVALAGSYTYTKGSTSHWHNGGVQADYQFSKRTDTYLEAIYQRSSSGAPAVINTTDPSSSHNQVLIGAGLRHRF
- a CDS encoding methyl-accepting chemotaxis protein; the protein is MRNNQPVTQNEYDYPPSQMLVSATDLKGKIQYCNPAFIAVSGYSRDELIGQPHNLIRHPDMPAEAFADMWTTIRAGRPWSAFVKNRRKNGDHYWVRASVTPVVENGTPVGYLSVRVKPDRNQIRAAEALYAKMRAGAARGVRLHQGEVVRTGLVGKLHALMRLPVAMRATIGYMVAPVALLAAGLAAWGGTPPLPFWIAFGVTAAVSGAAAQLLSRHLGQPVDAMASFATRMAAGDLTADLAIARHDDLGDVLQALNQLKANLAAIVSDVRAQIGGMLDAAHEISTGNLDLARRTEMQAASLEETAATMEQLTTTVQANADATVRALDLVKDAQSAAATGGKVARQVEQTMAGITEASKRIADITGVIDGIAFQTNILALNAAVEAARAGEAGRSFAVVASEVRMLAQRCAASAKEIKQVVDTTVNEVAQGTELVARTTAQMAVIDQAVARVSSLIVEVANASSEQADGIGQVNQAVSHLDSATQQNAAMVEQAAATAQRLAEQADVLDEAVRLFTVAGAQDAGGAASKAARPAARALRNPAAPVHVARAAVDEDALV